AAACAAAACAATTGCGAACTGGTTTAAACTGTCACAAAAGTTTTGCATGGGCTATATTGCAGCAATTACAAAAGAAAGGCTCGTGCCTACCATACCTAACAAATGACAGCAATAGGCTaatatttattttacaacagTCCTACTTAtaagctatactgaacaaaaaaatataaacgcaacaactgttggatccatgtttcatgagctgaaataaatgatctCAGAAAtattccataagcacaaaaagcttatttcactAAAATGCACCAATTTATTTACATcccagttagtgagcatttctcctttgccaagataatccatccacctgacaggtgtggcatatcaagaagctgattaaatagcatgatcattacacaggtttaCCTTGTGCTcgggataataaaaggccactgtaaaatgtgcagttttgtcacacaacacaatgccacagatgtctcaagttttgagggagcgtgcaattagcatgctgactgtagaaatgtccaccagagctgttgccagatcatttaatattcatttctctaccataagccgagtctgacgtcgttttagagaatttggcagtacgtccaaccacgccagcccaggacctccacatccggcttcttcacctgtaggatcgtctgagaccagccacccagacagctgatgaagctgtgggtttgcacaaccgaatcaTTTCTGTACAAGATGTCAGAAACGGTCTCACCaggatcttgacctgactgcagtttggcgtcgtaaccgacttcagtgggcaaatgctccacttcgatggccactggcatgctggacaagtgtgctcttcacagatgaatcccggttttaaCTGTGCCGGGCAAATGGCAGATAGCATGTttggcattgtgtgggcgagcaggtttgctgatgtcaatgttgtgaacaattTCTGTAAGttgtgtcccagttcttccatggcctgcatactcaccagacatgtcacccattgagcatgtttgggatgctctggatcgacgtgtacgacagcgtgttccggTTCCtgctaatatccagcaacttcgcacagccattgaagaggagtgggacaacatttcacaagccacaatcaacagcctgatcaactctatgcgaaggaggtgttgtgctgcatgaggtgaaatccatagactagcACCTACTGAATTTATTCAAATCcacagatttccttatatgaactgtaactcagtaaaaccttttgaaattgttgcatgttgtgtgttGTTTTTATTCAGTGTAAATACGGGGACACAATTAGAGGCAGATTAAACTTAATTTAGCAAACAAATGTCTGaacagaatgaaacaaaacacattttccaTATTTTAAAGAACTGGTTTAGATGAATAAACAGGCCTACAATAATAAtgaatacaataataataataataaaacaaattattattAATACGGAAAAATTAAAGTTCCAAAATTTCATCCTACCTGAATAGCGTGTTGCCCTGCATTTGGCCCCGCCAATGTTCTTTTCGTCTTTGTCCACTACAATCTAAAATCTTTGTGCTCTAATATCATGGGCTAATTTTGGGGGAAACTCAAAGCACATTAGCTATATCACTAACTCTAAAGATAATACCCCCTGCTAGTGGCCATGTATTAATCTTAACAGCACGtgtaatgtaaaaaaatacattttgcagTTGTAGCCTAGCACCCAATGAGGCCTATCCAATGGCCAACATTCGCACTTTCCGTATGTCAAAGCCATATCAAATATCTTGTttgtaaaatagttgctattGAGCTCAAAAttgagttgagaaataaaaagtATACTTACAGAAAGCTGTGAACATCTTCTTCCCATCTGTGAGCAACACACCCTTCTCGCACAGTCTCACCTATCTCAACGTGTGATACCACctcacccccaccccctctctcccaacccCAGGTGacatatctctctcacacacacgcacgcacacttcAGTCGATAGTCCTAAATATTTTCGGTATTTGCTGTTATTGAATTCATTTGAGATTCCTATGGTTTACGATCACATGATGGTTACATTGCCCAAAATGTACAACCAAACAGGAGTAACAGGAGATGCATGTTGTTTTGAACAATGGACACCCATTCATGTTTTCTCCTGTCTTTTTGGTCCCTCAGAACTGGTGCCAAGTCCTGTAGAAATCTTCTCAAATCTCCTATCCAAGCTCTCCGACTGTACGATGTTGGCCATCTTATGCCACGTTTTTGCAGTCCAGACATAATGTTCACGTTGTGTGCAAAATCTTAGGCCGTAAACGATTGTGGAATGTCTTGGCACGCTCATTGTGACAGGGTCGAGGTCTGTTGATTTTTATGTAGCACTACGTGCGGCCGTAGGCTCCGACAAAGTTCTGGCAAAAACATGGAGCCTTAATCGTGCAGTGTGGCTGGTGTTACGAGCCGATCCTGGTGACTGACCAATAGGAACTTGACCTACACTGAGTATGCGCACAACAATACGATTTTGAATAGTCCGATTTAATATAATAGTATGATttaaacgtttacatgctttgcaagacgaatgatttccctaataatcttgTTTACATAACATATCTGAAATCAGGCCACCTGATGGGATTTTGATAAATGGACAATcgccaatcaaaataaacgttttACCAtagcgaccatgttatttttgggaagcctATTTAAATCTGAGTtcggacatataaagtttgtatATGAAAACTATTTGTAAGATGCATACTGGCTGGTGCTGGTACATGCGCAGATCTAATACACCGCTGCAGTTGACGTAGCCTACGTCGGCTTACATAGCCTCGCAAGCCAATCGCACAATGTTTCTACAGAACAAGCAAGTCATACAATCTGTCTAGGTTGATATCAAAAAATTGTATTTGGTAACATCGCACAGTGTGACATCTAATTATCTTAAAAGACTGAATCCAACGATCAGTGTGGGAAAGCTTTTAGATTACGTTCTCTGTGCATTATTGATCAGACCCAACCCAGGGCATACCCCAACAGACCAGCTTGATTTAGATCTCCCcccttttccccctctccctgAGGCACAGAGATCTCTATCTCCCTCTAGATAGTTCCTGTAGCAGTTTTGTGTGTTATAAaacactgtctctctccatctatggCTCATCAAGACTGTAATTTCAGAATCACTGTAATCCGCCTACCCCCAGGAGCACAGTGCCAAGTGAGGGGGAGTCTCACTAAGTGCCAACGTCCGCCATGTTgttctgttcctcctcctctcctctggcagGCATGTGACAGAGTACAGTGGAACAAGTTTGGTTTTAAAAAGGTCCACTCTGTAATAATGTCTGTCGCTTGCTGCGCTGCTGTGTTCTGTAATTTACATCAAAGCAGTAGGGGCTGAAAGTAAAAGTTTGATTTGGTTTATCAATGAACGAGTACCTTTTTTCCCATTCCTATCGATAAAATAATTGTAATAAGTCATACAAGTTTTACTGTGCGTGAAGTTTCAAATGCATTTGTCATTTCTAAATGTGTAACGTGATAGGCATTTGACCATTACTATTTtttaacacacaaaaacacatttgATTAATACAATATTTAATCAGTTGTCTTCCGCAAATGAAGTTTATGTTGACTCAATCTTTGTGAGAGGGAGGAAATCTGACTTCATTAGTCTTCAACTCGCAGCTCAGACATTTAATTCCGGTTAAATGTAATaagccctgagttagcctgcccggAGCAGGTTATATCTGAAGGACTCGTTGCCATAGAAATTTAGCTGGCTGAAAGGTGAGCCACTTCTGTGGTACTGTTTGAACTCcgagttgaccaaagttacctcgctAACTCCTCTAACTACATTCGTAGTATAGGGCTCAGGGCAGAAGCTTTATTTATCATTggggagagagactgaagagcaATGTTAAATagatgagaacacacacacacacacgatacctGTGAAATGTTGAGGACtatcagaggagaggagtgggtcaAGTACACAGTAACAGCTTGTTCTCAAACTGAGTCTGATGCTGTTGGGAGAGCGATTGTTAACCTCAGCAGCTTGGAAAGTGGAAATGGCCCCCCGATTCCTCCACAGCACAGAGAAGGAAGCTTGTAGAGAGAACTACAACAAATGGAGCAGGCAGAACAATTTTACTCTGTACAGCAGCTACTTTACCGAAGGGGCTACATGAGAGATACGGAGATCTGAAGTAGATCACAACTACATTCCCTATGTCCACATAATTTAAACAGTAAGAGATTCGTTAAGTCACTCTTGTCTTGAGAGAGAAATGACTGAGCCAGCCAGCCTTTGGCCCCCCTACTGTTTAAATATTGTTTGGTAAAAACAGTTGTCTGTGTTACTGACTGTGAAATACTTTTTCTATGTGTTCCTCCATTGGGCACTCCCTCCAGGATTTCGTTAGgattgttttgtgatttttgcGGGCAAAAATGATTGATTTTGGAATCCATGCTACAGGACTATTTTGATCACGGACTGGGCCCCTCTGGcaataacattgacgaatacactgACTGTctctgggttcatcaggaagtgcattaTCGGATGTTATTCCTACTGTGACGATTAGAAcgtacccaaaccagaaaccgtggatagatggcagaatTCACGCCAAACTTTAAgcgtgaaccaccgcatttaaccacagTAAAGTAACTCCAAACAGTCTCAATTCAACGGCTCACTCGCCGTTGCACTGCACaccgccctatcccacctggcaagaggaatacctatctgAAATGCTGTTTATCGATTACAGCTCAAAttttaacaccatagtgcgcTCCATTCTCGTCACTAAGCTCGGGCCTTGGGTCTGAAATGCTCCCTGTGCAACTAGATCCTagatttcctgacgggccgaccccaggtggtgagggtaggcaacaacacttcCACCAcactgatcttcaacactggAGCCTCCAggggtgtgctcagccccctcctgtactccctgttcacccattactgcgtggccacgcccaactccaactcaatcatcaagtttgctgacgacacgacagtggttggcctgattaCTAACAGCAACGAGACTAGAGGGAGGTGCCCGGAAaagaacctctccctcaacatcaacaaaaagaAGCAGCTTATCGTGTACAACAGGAGACAGAAGCGAGAGCACGCCCCATCCTCATCGATGGGGCCCATCATATTGCCATCCTTTGTTTCCTGTGCGTTAAAAAAGAGAGCGGATTAATTAGCCCCTTAGCATTGTGACACCACCGTGCCAGTCTTCACAGCTCAGCTCTCTGCCTAGTGCCACACTGCCTAGCCCACTCACTGCATGCTGCCTGTGAGGCTGAGGagaggtagatggagagagacttaCAGCTAGAGTGGAAAGACTGAAACCTATTCACATCCACATTAGGAGATGAGTCTGTGATGGAACCCGGTAGCATTGCTTGACATTTTAGACATTTCGTCCCCAGTAAACACAGAACTAGCCACCCTCCAAAACTCTAGTTTTGTTTTTTTACCCACGTATTTAATAGAAGGATGTTGTACTAGATATAGTAATTTAATACAATAACTAAATATAAGAATGTATGGTTTGGATGTTAAAAGATGAGGGTTCACTTTGGTTCAGACAGTGTTTTCAAAAGGCATCACTGTGGGACTGCCTGTGTCTCACTATCTGTCGGTgtatccaaaatggcaccatgggccctggtcaaaagtagtttactatgtagggaatagggtgtcatttgggacacgactgcatgtgtatgtatgtaggtcAGGCTAGCTGGCTGGGGCAGGGAGGGTGACCGGGTTTGAGGCCTAGGGCTCAGCCCGGGGAGGGGAGGCTTGGTGAGGTTGCATACAGAACCTCTCCCAGATCACAATGGCTGGAGGCAGGCCCCTCTCTCTCATATTACATTATAACTGACTTTTACAGTTGGGGAAAGAAAATGAGTCTCACCGAGTGACAGAAACACGCCATCACCTTAGCACATGCtgaacacacacacgacacactcACGGGCGCCTGAATGCACATGTCAAACACACTCCTTATCGGTCTTACACTCCCCCAAacacaaaaacatacacacactcaaactACAGCATCTTCAGACACGCTGGGGCATTGTTAAATATAGCCAGTGAGGTGCTTAGTAGCTGTAACAAATGTCTCAGAGGGCTGAGGGCTCAGTGGTGTTCCAGAGATCAGAGAAACGCTGTGTGATTACTGTCTGCTGTCATGGATGTGCTCcgctctttctctacctctcttgcactttctctctctctgcctcttgcgctccctcattccctccctacccccctccctccctccccatttgAGACAGAGGAGAACTATCCCCCTGGCAGACACAGGGCACCAACActgcctcctctccctttctgccTCACTCCTCTTTGTTGTCCCCCACAATGAAATCGGGGAGGGAactgtggatctgtctctgtccgtccatTCGTTCATACGTTAGTCACATGCAAGATCTCGGACAACTCTGGCCCGATTTTTTTctaaacttgggtgaatgatgtgtCTTACCATCGAGATCCGGAATTTATAAAATTACACTGATTTGGCCCAAGGCAGGAGCTATTGTAATTCACTGAAATATGTTAGTCACGTGCGATATCTCAAttggcccaagggggggcgctgcatcattcgtgggggacgacatgtttactgttgccttgtttagTCTGGGAATCAGTAGCAGGCAAAGTAAGTCCTTTCTTCCTTGTCACTCTCTGATTCACATCTCACACACACTTATTGTTAGATACAACTCATAATGACCCGAAGCTACTGACCTCAATGTTACTCACTGACTGTAAACCTCAACTACGGCACTTCAGAATAGGAATAGAGATTGGAATGTGTTGCATGCTTCGGGGAATCCAGTCAAGATCAAACTCTCTGTATGCGTCCAAAATGTCAcattattccctatatactgcactacttttaaccaaaagtagtgcactataaagagaatagggtaccatttggggttCAGCTTCTATAGTGTCCCTGTGAGATATGTTGAGAGCACTGTGCTGTTTTTGATATTAGGGGAAGTGCTGAGATTTGGAATGTGAGAATGTTGTTGAAGTCAGTCCGGTTCCGTTCTTCTCAGAAGAGAACCTTAGAACCTCCGGTCAGATTACCACACTTCTGCTCTTCTGACAAGAAACCTGACATTTAGCTTTTTACCTGCGTTAacacgtttctctctctctcccccctttgtcCTTCCCCCCCgtgcgctctccctctctccacccacttctctatctttctgtctctgtcaccCCAGGGGACACTACACAGAGGATGAGATCCGCTCAGTATCCAACCCCTGCGGAATTGGATGCTTATGCTAAGAAGATTGCCAACAACCCCCTGACCATCAAGATCTTCCCCAACAGCGTCAAGGTCCCCCAGAGGAACCACGTGCGCCGCACAGTCAACGGGCTGGATACTTCAGGCCAGCGCTACAGCCCCTACCCCCCCTCTCAGGCCAACGCCAAGGCCGGCCTCCTTGCCATCGTCAAGGTGCCTGTCGTCAAGGGCATCCTCAAAGACTTTGACGGCAGCCGGGTGCGCCTGCACCCCTCTGGGGTCATCATGAACCCCCCTGGCCCTGGGGGGCCCTTTACAGCAGCTGCCTCGGCCAGCACTTTAAACCTCCACCATCCCCCTTCCCAAGGCCAGGGTGGGTCCCAGTCTCAGCAGAGCCTGAACCCTCAACTTGGGAGCCAGACTCACCCACAGACTCTACAACAGACTCACCCCCAGCAGCAGCAGGGCCTCAGACACCCACCCTGCATGCCACAACAGCAGCAACCGCAACAGGGTCTGCCCAGGCCCCAGACACTGTCCCACTCCCAAGCACTGGGCCATCCCCAGCCTCCTTCTGGTCTCACCCTCTTGctccaacagcagcagcaacagcacctTCAGCAGCAGGGGCAGCCACCTCCTGGACTGCAGGGTGGCCCTGGCCGGAAGCTGCCCGATGCCGACGCACCGCCTAACGTTACAGTCTCTACCTCAACCATTCCGCTCACCATGGCTGCTGGCCTGAACCAGAGCCACCAGCCAGACCTGAGCAGCATCGTGCACCAGATAAACCAGTTCTGCCAAGCCCGGGCCCAGGGGGCTGGAGCCACCTCCATGTGTGAGGGCCAGATTGCCAACCCCAGCCCCATCAGCCGCAACCTCTTCAACAACGCCTGCTCCAGGGTGTCCATGCACAGCAACCCGCACGCCAACGCCTGCACCCCCGGCCTGCCCCCACACCCCAACTGCATCATGTGTCCCGCAGACAAGGCTGCTGCCCCCGCTAACCCCCAAAACAACATGGCTGCCATGAACAGGATGCCTGTTTACCACAATGATCTCAAACAGCAGCAGCACCAACATAATTTACAACAGCAGCACCAACAGCATTTACAACAGCAACACCAACGGCATTTACAGCAGcagcatcaa
The DNA window shown above is from Salmo salar chromosome ssa13, Ssal_v3.1, whole genome shotgun sequence and carries:
- the LOC106567988 gene encoding protein FAM222B, which encodes MLACLPGPGDLSLQLLSHTQMNTGLQKWDTTQRMRSAQYPTPAELDAYAKKIANNPLTIKIFPNSVKVPQRNHVRRTVNGLDTSGQRYSPYPPSQANAKAGLLAIVKVPVVKGILKDFDGSRVRLHPSGVIMNPPGPGGPFTAAASASTLNLHHPPSQGQGGSQSQQSLNPQLGSQTHPQTLQQTHPQQQQGLRHPPCMPQQQQPQQGLPRPQTLSHSQALGHPQPPSGLTLLLQQQQQQHLQQQGQPPPGLQGGPGRKLPDADAPPNVTVSTSTIPLTMAAGLNQSHQPDLSSIVHQINQFCQARAQGAGATSMCEGQIANPSPISRNLFNNACSRVSMHSNPHANACTPGLPPHPNCIMCPADKAAAPANPQNNMAAMNRMPVYHNDLKQQQHQHNLQQQHQQHLQQQHQRHLQQQHQQQQQQHNHQQQQQMRWNQHQLAYLQHMQQDGGGHPCKHPSRMGYPPELCVGHSYSLKPPIEKPTPSPPINNNAMPGGPLAHYTNGGHYFQPHAVWNSSILPTPNSDSSGSQDLAMPFHGGASGGTTTLDCGGPPGGGHYRLGGGGSTSSSSSSSQTSLMKTADYLGGDFQTPCFRDQNLGLMGKMHRPPMNRVGPEVGPGDGRTAHIQHPGYR